One stretch of Brachyhypopomus gauderio isolate BG-103 chromosome 10, BGAUD_0.2, whole genome shotgun sequence DNA includes these proteins:
- the tpbgl gene encoding trophoblast glycoprotein-like, with amino-acid sequence MTMERKYAWILYVSNLFRTYCNAVLYLLVCSVSTETCPYPCSYFEDSTNVTCLDSQEIELPLVVPQWTNTLILRGINISALPESSFLVNGTDMELKTLQLSWNNIREIKANAFRGLSRLQRLDLSHNKLTIVSAEAFCGLEDLRFLCLNNTLMSSGVRDLTIALSNECLQNLQRLDLAGNRLKAIPIARFDNLNLNTLVLTNNSIETIGINNISSFNEHKKVRIYLSMNPFKCNCELQAFYYWLKNDSQCADSSRLLCALPKTKRGIPVEKLLKEDTDCINAELETVSYVFLGIVLALIGVVFLMVLYLNRGGIKRWLNNIRDACRDQMEVYHYRYEQDSDPRLENVAV; translated from the coding sequence ATGACAATGGAACGAAAATACGCATGGATTCTTTATGTAAGCAATTTATTTCGCACTTATTGTAACGCAGTATTGTATTTGTTGGTTTGTTCGGTCAGCACCGAAACATGTCCTTATCCGTGCTCCTACTTTGAGGATTCGACTAATGTTACCTGTTTGGATTCGCAAGAAATCGAGCTGCCGCTTGTTGTGCCACAGTGGACCAACACGTTAATTCTGAGGGGAATCAACATCTCAGCTCTACCAGAGAGTTCGTTTTTAGTCAACGGGACAGATATGGAACTTAAAACACTGCAGTTATCTTGGAACAACATACGTGAAATCAAAGCAAACGCGTTTCGCGGACTCTCGCGACTTCAGCGCTTGGATTTGAGCCACAACAAACTGACGATCGTATCAGCTGAGGCTTTTTGCGGTTTGGAAGACCTGCGTTTTCTCTGTCTAAACAACACTCTAATGAGTTCTGGTGTGAGGGATTTGACCATAGCACTGTCCAACGAATGTCTGCAAAATCTTCAGAGACTGGATTTGGCAGGAAATCGTTTAAAGGCAATACCTATTGCACGGTTTGACAACCTTAACTTAAACACGTTAGTACTAACTAACAATTCTATCGAGACTATTGGAATAAACaacatttcaagttttaatgaaCATAAAAAAGTGCGAATTTACTTGTCAATGAACCCTTTCAAGTGTAACTGTGAGCTGCAAGCATTTTATTATTGGTTGAAAAATGACTCTCAGTGCGCAGATTCCAGTCGTCTACTATGTGCGCTACCAAAAACAAAGAGAGGAATACCTGTGGAAAAACTTCTCAAGGAGGATACCGATTGCATCAACGCGGAATTAGAAACGGTGTCTTACGTGTTTCTTGGTATTGTGTTGGCTTTGATTGGGGTTGTGTTCCTAATGGTCCTGTACTTGAACAGAGGAGGTATTAAAAGGTGGCTGAATAACATTAGAGACGCGTGCCGTGACCAGATGGAAGTATATCATTACAGATATGAGCAGGACTCCGACCCTAGATTGGAAAACGTAGCTGTTTAG
- the LOC143526182 gene encoding uncharacterized protein LOC143526182: protein MAPRCVQCPICVVSYANLSQHSQQSLGHKMENKEEAELLEKYTRKAKEVYVLRSLASLRVSNPILLMVSTLDRSFQPLSEWRKRDKAGSSMGALKEPPVLNDKEQVQVPQEEQPSTSKESSSASQIGECSNPSCIEMARKLKGEPPQGVHDVLCGSEREGQMPGEGCDGPQPHSAVHCLRGKGTVPEGKFCFPQGSHLHNKICVPPQTC, encoded by the exons ATGGCTCCAAGATGTGTTCAGTGCCCTATCTGTGTGGTGAGCTATGCCAACCTTTCTCAGCATTCTCAGCAGAGTTTGGGTCACAAAATGGAGAATAAGGAGGAG GCTGAATTGCTGGAAAAGTACACCAGGAAGGCGAAGGAGGTGTACGTTCTTCGCTCACTTGCGAGTCTCCGGGTCTCCAACCCCATTCTGCTGATGGTGTCCACTTTGGACCGTTCATTTCAGCCATTGTCTGAATGGAGGAAGAGGGACAAAGCTGGTTCTTCAATGGGTGCATTAAAAGAACCCCCTGTGCTGAACGACAAAGAGCAGGTCCAGGTGCCACAGGAAGAGCAGCCGAGCACATCGAAAGAAAGTTCCAGTGCTAGTCAGATTGGCGAATGTAGCAACCCTTCTTGCATCGAGATGGCAAGAAAGTTGAAGGG CGAACCTCCTCAAGGAGTACATGACGTTCTGTGTGGGAGTGAACGTGAAGGGCAGATGCCGGGAGAAGGCTGTGATGGCCCACAACCACATTCTGCGGTTCATTGCCTTCGTGGTAAAGGGACGGTCCCTGAAGGAAAATTTTGCTTTCCTCAAGGATCGCACCTCCATAACAAA ATATGTGTCCCACCTCAAACGTGTTAA